A single genomic interval of Antechinus flavipes isolate AdamAnt ecotype Samford, QLD, Australia chromosome 1, AdamAnt_v2, whole genome shotgun sequence harbors:
- the LOC127543621 gene encoding cytochrome b5 type B-like: MAEKQPAAKVTYYRLEEVAKHNSKNDAWMVIHGRVYNITGFLGEHPGGEKVLMEQVGRDATKGFEAAGHSEDAREMLAQFCLGELQPGEPGAPQQP; encoded by the coding sequence ATGGCGGAGAAACAGCCTGCGGCCAAGGTCACCTACTATCGGTTGGAGGAGGTGGCGAAACACAACTCGAAGAATGATGCTTGGATGGTGATCCACGGGCGAGTGTACAATATCACCGGCTTCCTGGGCGAGCACCCGGGGGGAGAAAAGGTTCTGATGGAACAAGTGGGTCGGGACGCGACCAAGGGCTTCGAGGCTGCGGGACACTCGGAGGATGCGCGGGAAATGCTGGCTCAGTTCTGCCTCGGGGAATTGCAACCGGGTGAGCCCGGGGCTCCGCAGCAGCCCTAG